Proteins from a genomic interval of Rubinisphaera italica:
- a CDS encoding alkaline phosphatase D family protein gives MALNKSSMNKTYGVNRRYFLRYLATVSTIPTLALRAEASEANPQFKSNPFTLGVASGDPAPDGVVIWTRLSPEPLAGGGMPNHPVQTHWEVAHDEKFEKVVRSGVAIAMPQLGHSVHVEVEGLEPDRWYFYRFHAGQETSPIGRTKTTPALDVMPDRMRFAFTSCQHYETGYFNGYPHMQQEDLDLVVHLGDYIYEYGGQDKKPRKHIGKEIETLDEYRTRYSQYRLDETLQETHRLFPWLVTWDDHEFDNNYANLVSEQEGISPEEFLIRRMNAYQTYYEFMPLRRSSFPQGPNMKLYRGCQYGRLANFHVLDTRQYRTDQPNGDHQKPMEGKVFDQKATMLGQDQEYWLMTSLLQSQSTWNILAQQVMMAPLNRGEGDDRRYSMDQWPGYEISRRRLLRFFHERKIPNPVVLTGDIHVNWVNDLQLDFNNPKSPLVGTEFVGTAMTSGGNGGNVIPEYERAAAQNDFVKWYNSNRGYVSCELTPHEWTSHFRTTPFVDRPNSPILTPASFVIEEGQPGAKPA, from the coding sequence ATGGCGCTCAATAAATCGTCCATGAACAAAACCTATGGTGTTAATCGCAGATATTTTCTGCGATATCTGGCGACTGTTTCAACCATTCCGACTCTGGCACTTCGCGCAGAAGCAAGTGAGGCCAATCCTCAATTCAAGTCGAACCCATTTACGCTCGGAGTAGCCTCGGGAGATCCCGCTCCAGATGGCGTTGTGATCTGGACTCGCTTATCACCCGAACCACTTGCTGGTGGTGGTATGCCAAATCATCCTGTGCAAACTCATTGGGAAGTTGCCCATGATGAGAAATTTGAGAAGGTTGTTCGCAGCGGAGTCGCGATTGCGATGCCTCAACTGGGGCATTCTGTGCATGTTGAAGTAGAAGGTTTAGAGCCAGATCGCTGGTATTTTTATCGCTTTCATGCGGGGCAGGAAACGAGCCCAATTGGTCGTACAAAAACAACTCCTGCATTGGATGTCATGCCAGATCGAATGCGGTTTGCATTCACTTCCTGCCAGCATTATGAGACCGGTTATTTCAATGGCTATCCTCACATGCAGCAGGAAGATTTGGATCTGGTCGTCCATCTCGGAGATTACATTTACGAATATGGGGGGCAAGACAAAAAGCCTCGCAAGCACATTGGCAAAGAAATTGAAACTCTCGATGAATATCGAACTCGTTATTCCCAGTATCGACTTGATGAAACATTGCAGGAAACGCATCGCCTGTTCCCCTGGCTGGTAACCTGGGATGATCATGAATTTGACAACAACTATGCGAATCTGGTTTCCGAGCAGGAAGGTATTTCTCCAGAAGAATTTCTGATTCGTCGGATGAATGCTTATCAGACCTATTACGAATTCATGCCGCTCCGTCGCAGTTCGTTTCCACAAGGTCCGAATATGAAGCTTTACCGGGGCTGCCAGTATGGACGACTGGCTAACTTCCATGTGCTTGACACCCGGCAATATCGTACAGACCAACCCAACGGCGATCATCAAAAGCCAATGGAAGGTAAGGTCTTCGACCAGAAAGCGACTATGCTCGGACAAGATCAGGAATATTGGCTCATGACGAGCCTGCTTCAGTCACAATCGACTTGGAACATTTTGGCACAACAGGTCATGATGGCTCCCCTGAATCGAGGGGAGGGCGATGACAGGAGATATAGCATGGATCAGTGGCCGGGCTACGAAATCAGTCGGCGTCGGCTCCTGCGATTCTTCCACGAACGAAAGATTCCAAATCCGGTTGTGCTGACAGGAGATATTCACGTCAACTGGGTGAACGACCTGCAGCTGGATTTTAATAATCCAAAGTCGCCTCTGGTGGGAACCGAATTCGTTGGGACAGCAATGACCTCAGGAGGCAATGGGGGCAATGTAATTCCCGAATACGAACGAGCAGCTGCCCAGAACGATTTTGTGAAATGGTACAATTCGAATCGAGGCTATGTCTCGTGTGAACTGACTCCACATGAGTGGACTTCTCACTTCCGAACAACACCATTTGTCGATCGTCCCAACTCCCCAATTTTGACACCAGCATCTTTCGTCATCGAAGAAGGGCAGCCAGGCGCTAAGCCAGCCTGA
- a CDS encoding DUF1501 domain-containing protein codes for MTHPFNASSVKFCPGPETRRGFLRMGMAGFASLSLPSVYRLRAESLQTSPASAPQEKRSVIMVWQPGGCSHIDTYDPKPSAPGEYRGPFATIPTKVPGMQFTELLPLQAKIADKFTVLRSMRHNGPGHPAGSMQMLSGDTDSRDKPKPKLPDWMTIANYLRSQQGERANPLPAYVGVNGPSTYNGPAYLGDAYAPFTVTGDPNKPNFSVPNIGLANPNDALHLNRRSTLRQNLDNLERAFDQAGELEALDEFESQAMTLLTNPKTKEAFDLTQEDDKTRDRYGRNTWGQQLLMARRLAEAGVDIVTSSLRGPLCGRVQNWDDHAVNHHVFDALRFRSQAYDQAVSALIEDIYERGLDKNVLVVVTGEFGRTPKISYQPSTGEGNASAPAGTKQPGRDHWPRAFSNIWAGGGIETGRFIGATDKLGEDSIERICGPGDFLATIYHHLGIDSSKIFIKDFNGRPTPIVGDGSPIPELIS; via the coding sequence ATGACGCATCCCTTCAATGCTTCCAGCGTAAAATTCTGTCCCGGTCCAGAAACCAGACGAGGCTTTCTACGGATGGGAATGGCTGGCTTTGCCAGTCTGAGTCTGCCGAGTGTTTATCGACTTCGAGCAGAGAGCCTTCAAACGTCTCCTGCCTCTGCGCCACAAGAAAAACGCTCTGTCATTATGGTATGGCAGCCAGGTGGCTGTTCGCATATCGATACATACGATCCCAAGCCTTCCGCTCCCGGCGAATACCGTGGCCCTTTTGCCACCATTCCGACAAAAGTCCCCGGTATGCAATTCACGGAATTGCTGCCACTGCAGGCTAAAATTGCGGATAAGTTCACCGTATTACGCTCAATGCGTCACAACGGCCCCGGTCACCCGGCTGGATCCATGCAGATGCTCTCCGGAGATACCGATTCTCGCGACAAACCAAAACCTAAATTGCCGGATTGGATGACCATCGCGAATTATCTGCGATCACAACAGGGGGAACGTGCAAATCCACTCCCGGCTTACGTGGGCGTCAATGGACCATCCACTTATAACGGGCCAGCTTATCTGGGAGATGCCTATGCTCCGTTCACCGTCACTGGCGATCCCAACAAACCAAACTTTTCCGTTCCTAACATTGGACTGGCAAACCCCAATGATGCACTGCATCTGAATCGTCGTTCAACTCTTAGACAGAATCTCGACAATCTTGAGCGAGCATTCGATCAAGCGGGCGAATTGGAAGCACTCGATGAATTTGAATCTCAGGCAATGACCTTGCTGACAAATCCTAAAACCAAAGAAGCATTTGACCTGACTCAGGAAGATGACAAAACTCGCGATCGTTATGGCAGAAATACATGGGGTCAACAGTTGTTGATGGCCCGGCGGCTGGCCGAAGCAGGGGTTGATATCGTAACCTCAAGCTTACGTGGTCCCCTGTGTGGACGAGTCCAGAACTGGGACGACCATGCCGTGAATCATCATGTGTTCGATGCCTTGCGATTTCGCTCGCAAGCCTATGATCAAGCAGTCTCAGCATTGATTGAAGATATTTACGAACGAGGGCTCGACAAGAATGTGCTGGTCGTTGTGACCGGTGAATTTGGCCGCACACCTAAAATCAGTTATCAACCAAGTACGGGCGAAGGCAATGCCAGTGCGCCAGCCGGGACGAAGCAACCAGGACGAGACCACTGGCCGCGTGCGTTCTCCAACATCTGGGCAGGAGGAGGAATTGAAACGGGTCGATTCATCGGAGCGACCGATAAACTCGGTGAAGATTCCATTGAACGAATCTGCGGCCCGGGAGATTTCCTGGCCACCATTTATCATCACCTGGGTATCGATTCCTCTAAGATCTTCATCAAAGATTTCAATGGTCGCCCAACTCCGATCGTCGGAGATGGCAGCCCGATTCCTGAATTGATCAGTTAA